In Dictyoglomus sp. NZ13-RE01, one DNA window encodes the following:
- a CDS encoding ribosome-binding factor A: MKQRQERLSELLRIEISEILLKRVKDPRISSFLSITEIKLSKDLRYAHVFVSVFGNEDVKKNTLKGLESAKGFIKSEIGKDLRLRFIPEIIFELDDSLERGDRVLRIMKELGLDEEE, encoded by the coding sequence TTGAAACAGAGACAAGAAAGGCTAAGTGAACTACTTAGGATTGAAATTAGCGAGATACTTTTGAAAAGAGTAAAAGACCCAAGGATATCTTCCTTTTTGTCTATTACAGAGATCAAATTAAGTAAGGATTTGAGGTATGCTCATGTTTTTGTTAGTGTATTTGGCAATGAGGATGTAAAGAAGAATACTCTTAAAGGTTTGGAGAGTGCAAAGGGGTTTATTAAGAGCGAAATTGGAAAAGACCTTAGGTTGAGATTTATACCAGAAATAATATTTGAATTAGATGACTCCTTAGAAAGAGGAGATAGAGTACTTAGAATAATGAAGGAATTAGGACTGGATGAGGAAGAATAA
- the truB gene encoding tRNA pseudouridine(55) synthase TruB, producing the protein MNHFLLVNKPPGISTYYIVERVKEITGINKVGHMGTLDPRACGLVIIGLDKAVRLEEFIIRLDKTYITEIIFGIKSDSFDRDSKSFYYQPVDINVNDVERELEYLKGEMEQVPPEFSAVKVKGKRAYELARKGEKFELSPKKITVYSSKLLYFTKEKFPKALVEFTVSSGTYIRSLVGELGSRLNVFAMTSFLLRTKIGNFSINDAILFKNLRKEWKDRLIPAIKLLNLPTFVIPYELEPRIKNGNPIKTFDNSIVEGTIALVNQKDELIAIAQYDGKLIKPKKVFL; encoded by the coding sequence ATGAATCATTTCTTATTAGTAAATAAACCACCTGGAATATCTACTTACTATATTGTTGAAAGAGTTAAAGAAATTACAGGAATCAATAAAGTTGGGCATATGGGGACTTTAGATCCAAGAGCTTGTGGTCTTGTAATCATTGGTTTGGATAAGGCAGTTAGGTTAGAAGAATTTATAATTAGATTAGATAAAACTTATATTACAGAGATAATTTTTGGAATAAAAAGTGATAGTTTTGATAGAGATTCAAAAAGTTTTTATTATCAACCTGTAGATATAAATGTAAATGATGTAGAAAGAGAGTTAGAATATTTAAAAGGAGAAATGGAGCAAGTTCCACCAGAATTCTCAGCTGTTAAAGTAAAAGGGAAAAGGGCATATGAATTGGCAAGAAAAGGAGAAAAATTTGAATTATCTCCTAAAAAGATTACTGTTTATTCAAGTAAGTTATTATATTTCACAAAGGAAAAATTTCCAAAGGCTTTAGTTGAATTTACTGTTTCTTCTGGAACTTATATAAGAAGTTTAGTTGGGGAGTTAGGAAGTAGACTAAATGTCTTTGCCATGACATCTTTTCTTTTAAGAACTAAAATAGGTAATTTTTCTATAAATGATGCTATTCTTTTTAAAAATCTGAGAAAAGAATGGAAAGATAGGCTAATACCAGCAATAAAATTATTAAATTTGCCAACCTTTGTTATTCCTTATGAATTGGAGCCAAGAATAAAAAATGGAAATCCCATTAAAACATTTGATAATTCTATTGTTGAGGGAACAATTGCTTTAGTTAATCAAAAAGATGAATTAATAGCTATTGCCCAATATGATGGGAAATTGATAAAACCTAAAAAGGTGTTCTTATGA